In Kazachstania africana CBS 2517 chromosome 4, complete genome, the following are encoded in one genomic region:
- the KAFR0D01870 gene encoding uncharacterized protein (similar to Saccharomyces cerevisiae YGR273C and YMR295C; ancestral locus Anc_5.29) produces the protein MVHFRKKSSASGNSGGNRHSDIKVSKEDAERLKIRTASVHDPILEAVQEAQPFEQAADTFNENLKKRSFFATEDGQFVQPRDVFGQPIDVPDVSNPTRSRDERPLDTIRGFEYAVSGDPYWFQQIETPQLGFHVRQDFYFGSEPTYGNGINYNQTYSEQPVYQNNPVRTEDSAEKKKKRGFFGLGRKKKN, from the coding sequence ATGGTGCATTTTAGAAAGAAATCTTCTGCAAGTGGAAACAGTGGTGGTAACCGTCACTCTGACATTAAAGTATCAAAAGAAGACGCAGAAAGACTGAAGATACGTACCGCTTCTGTCCATGATCCCATTTTGGAGGCCGTCCAGGAGGCACAACCTTTCGAACAAGCAGCAGACACGTTTAATgagaatttaaagaaaaggtCGTTCTTTGCGACGGAAGATGGCCAGTTTGTACAACCAAGAGATGTCTTTGGTCAACCTATTGATGTTCCAGATGTTTCAAATCCAACAAGATCAAGAGATGAAAGACCCTTGGATACCATTAGAGGATTCGAATATGCCGTCAGTGGAGACCCATACTGGTTTCAACAAATAGAAACTCCACAACTAGGGTTCCATGTCAGACAAGATTTCTATTTTGGAAGTGAACCCACCTACGGCAATGGCATCAACTACAACCAAACATACTCAGAACAACCTGTTTACCAAAACAATCCAGTAAGGACAGAAGATTCTgcagaaaagaagaaaaagagaggTTTCTTCGGTCTTGGGcgaaagaagaaaaactgA
- the EFG1 gene encoding Efg1p (similar to Saccharomyces cerevisiae YGR272C; ancestral locus Anc_5.30), producing MAQSKYQRKAKSAGSSLEMAQFLNAGANKIKKRIRDLERLLSKKKDILPHTVIIEKERILQALRLELESAVLKQKAKKNASKYHMVRFFERKKAMRKYSQSLKKLEKEPNEENKKDLLERKIDLCYVVNFPKIEKYIALYPTNTDVESKEAKKTALKRQTFRELVATQLKEGTLPVSFEDILKGKKLNKEGTGIDLSHDSSETTNDYSGNNNEEEAEEEDDDFFE from the coding sequence ATGGCACAATCAAAATATCAGAGAAAGGCCAAATCGGCGGGATCATCCTTAGAAATGGcacaatttttaaatgCTGGGGCCAATAAGATTAAGAAGAGAATAAGAGATCTAGAAAGATTATTATCCAAAAAGAAGGACATTTTACCACATACAGTCATTATAGAGAAGGAAAGAATCCTTCAGGCTCTTAGATTAGAATTAGAAAGCGCTGTTTTGAAACAGAaagctaaaaaaaatgctaGTAAATATCATATGGTCagattctttgaaagaaaaaaggcAATGAGGAAGTATTCACaaagtttgaaaaaattagaaaaggaGCCAAATGAAGagaataaaaaagattTGCTGgagagaaaaattgatttatgTTACGTTGTAAATTTCccaaaaattgagaaatataTTGCTCTATATCCAACTAATACCGACGTAGAATCCAAGGAAGCCAAAAAGACTGCTCTTAAGAGACAAACTTTCCGTGAATTAGTGGCTACACAACTGAAAGAAGGTACTCTACCAGTGTCTTTCGAAGATATCTTAAAGGGtaagaaattgaacaaaGAAGGAACTGGTATCGACCTTTCACATGACTCTTCTGAAACTACAAACGATTATTCCGGAAACAAtaacgaagaagaagcagaagaagaggacGATGATTTCTTTGAGTAG
- the YTA7 gene encoding chromatin segregase YTA7 (similar to Saccharomyces cerevisiae YTA7 (YGR270W); ancestral locus Anc_5.34) yields MTRNLRNRTVDSPTDSDEFKDENGITHTTSKSLRKIDYSEIERGNDNDDNDDYDDDEEVNTHNLRHSKKRSYNEDDEDESFHEDESDDDNNDEDEDDLYSEDDDGDDDFEKRERQRQRKQQDKNFIVPDPDDEDEDDDENVFYNKRRRSDRKRRSRRNDYPERNIRTRNLRSRTVHDEPEDEENSESNLTLADEIRELQEDSPIQEKRSLRERTKPVNYTIPPPITSINDEELLLNSNNRQNTISFSNQSPSRRNNRGANYMGPTRRLFPTGGPFGGNDVVTVFGQNTNFYSNNLSKDKNPKLIMDSDSSDDEILPFGVDSKKPKIAKKKKKKPEIADIDPLGVDMNISFDDVGGLDNYIDQLKEMVALPLLYPELYQNFNITPPRGVLFHGPPGTGKTLVARALAASCSSDSKKITFFMRKGADILSKWVGEAERQLRLLFEEAKKHQPSIIFFDEIDGLAPVRSSKQEQIHASIVSTLLALMDGMDNRGQVIVIGATNRPDALDPALRRPGRFDREFYFPLPDSKARAKILKIHTKNWHPSLSDEFIENLVKMTKGYGGADLRALCTEAALFCIQRKFPQIYRSDEKLMVNPRHLRVTLNDFILALDKIVPSSARSSGNTPQPLPEAVKPLLDSQFTEIKKLLDRIVPKNSNEVRKDSSLIQQFIDYEDYDDDVNDNTSFGFSKRELLKRVADSRICKPKLLIAGPEGNGQQYIAAAILNYLENYNVQNLDLATLVSESTRTMESIIVQSFIEARKRQPSVILIPNIDIWARMVPESVILTLASLFRSLQSNERVLLLGISEILSKDDVQNSTLSHLAFSSKNIFEISTPSSKQRQNYFNSIRTVLMMKPPVFDSRRKRKTPLPELAKVSSSQPKSNEFDENGKPVSQDEIIRQKLKSYQYQDMKLKNVLKIKISGLMDLFKNRYKRFRKPPIDDAFLIHLFEPVPADPNWQPLYVKDDGMIREVATGRKFYNMDLDIVEERLWNGYYSEPKQFLKDIELIYIDANTTGDRDRIIKASEMFANAQMGIEDISTPEFVQDCKATKQRDLERKRLYLKEVEEQAIKEKAELEVRMETENNSNITEVAVGSGNQLQAQAQILPDLPPSNLEAHVPEASNESEVAVVEETVSAPAMANSVSNTERIKSMDIGYMVDDNKEEANSNTSEKMGLQEKVEENHTVEETNEDISHNEDISEKVEGNVIIDENVLSGILLLLEKETKGFPVSRLEELYSSVIDIVWDGRLDRDKTETLANIKKYLESL; encoded by the coding sequence ATGACGCgaaatttaagaaatagGACAGTGGATTCACCAACGGATTCtgatgaattcaaagatgaaaatggaaTTACTCATACgacttcaaaatcattgaggaaaattgattattctGAGATAGAAAGAGGCAacgataatgatgataatgatgattatgatgatgacgaagaagTAAATACTCATAATCTGAGACAttcgaagaaaagatcatataatgaagatgatgaggatgaaAGTTTCCATGAAGATGAGAGTGATGATGACAATaacgatgaagatgaagacgatTTATAttcagaagatgatgacgGAGATGacgattttgaaaaaaggGAACGCCAACGTCAAAGGAAACAACAggataaaaattttatagtGCCTGATCCTGATGACGAGGACGAAgacgatgatgaaaatgtatTCTATAATAAGAGACGACGTAGTGATAGGAAGAGAAGATCAAGGAGAAATGATTATCctgaaagaaatataagGACACGGAATTTGAGAAGTAGAACTGTCCATGATGAACCtgaggatgaagaaaattcagAATCAAACTTAACTTTAGCTGATGAAATTAGAGAATTGCAAGAAGATAGTCCTATTCAAGAGAAAAGATCATTACGCGAACGTACGAAGCCTGTAAACTACACAATTCCGCCTCCAATAACATCAATAAATGACGAAGAACTGCTTTTAAATAGTAACAACAGACAAAATACAATATCGTTTTCGAACCAATCACCATCTCGTCGTAATAATCGTGGTGCTAATTACATGGGTCCAACAAGAAGGTTATTTCCAACCGGAGGTCCTTTTGGTGGTAATGACGTAGTAACTGTCTTTGGGCAAAATACTAATttctattcaaataatttatctaAGGAcaaaaatccaaaattgataatggATTCAGACTCttcagatgatgaaattcTACCATTTGGTGTAGATTCTAAGAAACcaaaaattgcaaaaaaaaagaaaaagaaacctGAAATTGCAGATATAGATCCACTAGGTGTGGATATGAATATAAGTTTCGACGATGTTGGTGGTTTGGACAATTATATCGAccaattaaaagaaatggtCGCGTTACCTTTATTATATCCCGAActatatcaaaatttcaatatcactcCTCCTCGTGGTGTCTTATTTCATGGTCCACCGGGGACAGGTAAGACGTTAGTTGCTAGAGCCTTAGCTGCAAGTTGTTCTTCGGACTCTAAGAAAATTACATTTTTCATGCGTAAAGGTGCTGATATCTTATCCAAATGGGTGGGTGAAGCTGAAAGACAGTTACGCCTGTTATTCGAGGAAGCTAAAAAACATCAACCttcaatcatttttttcgatgaaattgatggtCTGGCACCCGTCAGAAGTTCTAAACAGGAACAGATTCATGCAAGTATTGTTTCCACTCTCCTGGCTCTAATGGATGGTATGGATAATAGAGGTCAGGTTATCGTCATAGGTGCGACTAATAGGCCAGATGCCCTTGATCCTGCATTAAGAAGGCCAGGCAGATTTGATAGAGAGTTTTATTTTCCTCTACCTGATTCGAAGGCAAGGGcaaagatattgaaaattcataCCAAAAATTGGCATCCTTCATTATCAGATGAATTCATAGAAAATTTAGTCAAGATGACTAAAGGATATGGTGGTGCTGATTTAAGAGCCTTGTGTACCGAAGCTGCTCTGTTCTGCATTCAAAGGAAATTCCCACAAATTTATAGAAGCGACGAGAAACTAATGGTTAATCCTCGACATTTGAGGGTTACtttaaatgatttcattttgGCTCTTGATAAGATTGTTCCATCGTCAGCAAGGTCTTCAGGTAACACACCACAACCTTTACCAGAGGCAGTGAAACCTTTATTGGATTCACAATTTACAGagattaaaaaattactaGATAGAATAGTACCAAAGAATTCCAATGAAGTACGTAAAGATTCTTCCTTAATTCAACAATTTATTGACTACGAAGActatgatgatgatgttaaTGACAACACAAGCTTTGGTTTTAGTAAGCGGGAACTTCTGAAACGGGTAGCAGACTCGAGGATATGTAAACCCAAACTACTAATTGCTGGGCCTGAGGGTAATGGTCAGCAATATATCGCGGCTGCCATTTTGAACTATCTAGAGAATTATAACGTTCAAAATCTTGACTTGGCTACACTGGTCTCTGAGAGTACCAGAACAATGGAGTCTATTATTGTGCAAAGCTTTATTGAAGCAAGAAAGAGACAACCTTCGGTCATTTTAATCCCAAACATTGATATTTGGGCAAGGATGGTTCCTGAAAGTGTCATTCTAACTTTGGCAAGTTTATTTAGATCCTTACAAAGTAATGAAAGAGTTCTGCTATTAGGAATTTCGGAAATTCTCTCAAAGGATGATGTACAAAATTCTACTTTATCTCATTTGGCATTTTcatccaaaaatatttttgaaataagCACACCAAGCTCAAAACAAAGGCagaattatttcaattctATTAGAACCgttttgatgatgaaaccTCCAGTTTTTGATTCTcgaaggaaaagaaagacGCCTTTGCCTGAGCTGGCAAAGGTAAGCTCCTCGCAACCCAAATCTAACGAATTTGACGAGAATGGCAAGCCAGTTTCGCAGGATGAAATTATAAGACAGAAGTTAAAATCTTACCAATACCAAGAtatgaagttgaaaaatgtcttaaagatcaaaatttctggaTTAATGGaccttttcaaaaatagaTACAAGAGATTTAGAAAACCTCCCATCGATGATGCTTTCTTGATCCATTTATTTGAGCCAGTTCCTGCAGACCCTAATTGGCAACCATTATATGTAAAGGATGACGGTATGATTCGTGAAGTTGCTACAGGTCGTAAGTTCTACAATATGGATCTAGATATCGTGGAAGAACGTCTATGGAATGGGTATTATTCAGAACcaaaacaatttttaaaagatattgaattgatttATATTGATGCGAACACAACAGGAGATAGGGACAGAATAATCAAGGCTTCTGAGATGTTTGCTAATGCTCAGATGGGCATTGAGGATATTTCTACTCCAGAATTTGTGCAGGATTGTAAAGCTACTAAACAAAGAGACttagaaagaaagagaCTTTATTTGAAGGAGGTAGAAGAACAGGCTATTAAGGAAAAGGCAGAGTTAGAAGTGAGAATGGAAACCGAAAATAACTCGAATATTACAGAAGTAGCGGTTGGCTCTGGTAATCAATTGCAGGCCCAAGCACAAATTTTACCTGATCTTCCTCCATCAAACTTGGAAGCTCACGTTCCTGAAGCTTCAAATGAGAGTGAAGTTGCAGTCGTCGAAGAAACCGTCTCAGCGCCAGCCATGGCAAATAGTGTTTCTAATACTGAACGCATCAAATCCATGGACATAGGCTATATGGTAGATGacaacaaagaagaagcaaattcaaatacGTCTGAAAAAATGGGATTACAGGAAAAAGTGGAGGAAAATCATACTGTTGAAGAAACgaatgaagatatttcGCACAACGAAGATATATCTGAAAAAGTGGAAGGGAACGTCATTATAGATGAAAACGTTTTGTCAGGTATATTGTTGTTgcttgaaaaagaaacaaaggGTTTCCCTGTTTCTAGActtgaagaattatatTCAAGCGTGATTGACATCGTGTGGGATGGCCGTCTGGACCGGGATAAAACCGAAACATTGgcaaatatcaaaaaatatttagaaagtttgtaa
- the SLH1 gene encoding RNA helicase (similar to Saccharomyces cerevisiae SLH1 (YGR271W); ancestral locus Anc_5.31), whose translation MMTSYSVHSSKSFMEAMQSMIQASELFNVDLSKIVVPEYDNSKNVKDKEPEGTKLAVLAQDKNEWDDIYEEFNDISFEKLNDIISSYNEEDSLKVFKNLSRLLNTCSTELPKDILPESTLQLLFTHETIDLEKELLNLLGTENIELISFLLQNKAKITSQPLDNVLWLINNSDDSNTHLTEEDIRNQVLENARIAKNQKLDQAEKIIKYPHVFRKYESNTTSSLSFSGQKFSLPVGTTRQSLQTHEEIIIPAADSSNSRPFLYTKLLEVEDLDEYCKAVFNYDTLNQIQSLVYPVAYNTNENMLVCAPTGAGKTDIALLTILNNIKQFSSVNEEGEIDIQYDDFKIIYVAPLKALAAEIVSKFSKKLSVFDIKVRELTGDMQLTKAEILETQVIVTTPEKWDVVTRKANGDNDLVSKVKLLIIDEVHLLHEDRGSVIETLVARTLRQVESSQSMIRILGLSATLPNFMDVADFLGVNRQVGMFYFDQSFRPKPLEQQLLGCRGKDGSKQSKENLDSVSYKKLIEMVRQGSQVMVFVHSRKETSKSAKTFIKMAQENNETDLFCPSPSTKDLYSKQIAKNRDKDLKEIFQFGFGTHHAGMSRSDRNLTEKLFKEGAIKVLCCTATLAWGVNLPADCVIIKGTQIYDSKKGGFVDLGISDVIQIFGRAGRPGFGSSHGIGILCTSSASLDHYVSLITQQHPIESRFGAKLVDNLNAEISLGTVTNVDEAIQWLGYTYMFVRMRKNPFTYGIDWEEIASDPQLYDRRKKMIITAARRLHSLQMIVFDEVSMHFTAKDLGRVSSDFYLLNESVEIFNQMCNPKATEADVLSMISYSSEFDGIKFREEEASELTRLTDNSVECQIAGAADTPQGKTNILLQAYISQARIFDSALSSDSNYVAQNAVRICRALFLIGVNRRWGTFSKVMLNICKSIERRLWSFDHPMCQFDLPEPILGQLRSKNPSMEHLLDLEEDELGELVHNQKMGRKLYTLLSRFPKIIIESEIFPITTNVMRIHVSLEPAFIWDIRIHGDAQFFWVFVEESNKSEILHFEKFILNRRQLKHAHEMDFMIPLSDPLPPQVVIKVVSDTWIGCENTNVVSFQHLIRPYNETLQTKLERLRPLPVSALHNPLVESIYPFKYFNPMQTMVFHTLYNTSENVFVGSPTGSGKTVVAELAIWQAFRDFPGSKIVYIAPMKALVRERVDDWRKKITPVTGDRVVELTGDSLPDPQDVRDATIIITTPEKFDGISRNWQTRRFVQSVSLVIMDEIHLLASDRGPILEMIVSRMNHISSQTAQPVRLLGMSTAVSNAHDMAGWLGVKNNGLYNFSSSVRPVPLKMYIDGFPDNLAFCPLMKTMNKPAFMAIKQHSPDKPALIFVASRRQTRLTALDLIHLCGMEDNPRRFLNIDNDDELRYYLSQVTDETLKLSLQFGIGLHHAGLVEKDRSISHHLFQNNKIQILIATSTLAWGVNLPAHLVIIKGTQFFDAKIEGYRDMDLTDILQMMGRAGRPAFDTSGTAIVYTKNSKKMFYKHFLNVGFPVESSLHKVLDDHLGAEIASGSIKTKQDALNFLKWTFFFRRAYHNPTYYGIEEDTSAAGVNKHLSNLIDKTLESLSESQCVSIQGKKIIPTPFISISSYYYISHLTVRKLLEQLYDNATFQDVLKWLSMAVEYNELPVRGGEIIMNVEMSAQSRYSVESTFTGDHELPMWDPHVKAFLLLQAHLSRVDLPIADYVQDTISVLDQSLRILQAYIDVASELGYLGTVMAMIKVMQCVKQGCWYEDDPIGLLPGMDLKRRTDKTFNQSGFAVDNVETKKNLLDLDKIGRLGFSKLQNVMNKLNVAEEERKNFSYVCQRLPVLNDIKFDEQTDSSSLTLTAKHAFNKTNRGFEVYCDKFPKTQKELWFCIGYQGNELLMIKRCQPRQNGKDVSIICDLLIPEELEVEELNFVLINDALDLKYQLRHKLIGSSN comes from the coding sequence ATGATGACCTCTTATTCTGTACACTCCTCGAAGTCTTTCATGGAGGCAATGCAGAGTATGATTCAAGCCTCTGAATTGTTCAACGTGGATCTTTCGAAAATTGTAGTTCCAGAATATGATAATAGCAAAAACGTCAAGGATAAAGAGCCAGAAGGCACTAAGTTAGCTGTTTTGGCGcaagataaaaatgaatggGACGACATTTATGAAGAATTTAACGATAtttcctttgaaaaattgaatgacaTTATAAGTTCTTATAATGAAGAGGATTCTTTGAAGgtattcaaaaatttatcaaggCTCCTAAACACTTGTTCCACGGAACTACCAAAAGATATTCTACCTGAGTCAACATTGCAGCTCTTATTTACTCATGAAACTAttgatttggaaaaagAACTACTCAATTTACTGGGAACAGAGAATATCGAATTAATATCATTTCTTCTACAAAATAAAGCAAAAATTACCTCTCAGCCATTAGATAATGTACTGTGGCTTATAAATAATTCAGATGATTCGAATACGCACCTTACAGAGGAAGATATCCGAAATCAAGTACTTGAAAATGCACGTATTGCAAAAAATCAGAAGTTGGATCAAGCtgaaaagataataaaatatccCCATGTATTCAGAAAATATGAATCCAACACCACTTCATCCTTGAGTTTTTCGGGGCAGAAGTTTTCTCTTCCAGTGGGAACAACAAGGCAATCTCTACAGACAcatgaagaaattatcaTTCCAGCCGCTGattcttctaattcaagaccttttctttatactaaattattagaagtCGAGGACCTAGATGAGTACTGTAAAGCAGTATTTAATTATGATACCttaaatcaaattcaatccCTAGTTTATCCGGTTGCTTACAACACAAATGAGAATATGTTAGTGTGTGCTCCTACAGGTGCCGGTAAAACCGATATTGCATTACTGACgattttaaataatataaagcAGTTTTCTTCCGTAAATGAAGAGGGTGAAATTGATATCCAGtatgatgatttcaaaattatctatGTTGCTCCCTTAAAGGCCCTTGCAGCAGAAATTGTCTCGAAATTCAGTAAAAAGTTGTCAGTTTTTGATATAAAAGTGAGAGAACTTACAGGTGATATGCAGCTCACGAAAGCAGAAATACTTGAAACACAAGTAATTGTTACAACTCCTGAAAAATGGGATGTTGTAACACGTAAGGCCAATGGTGATAACGACCTTGTTTCAAAAGTGAAACTGCTTATTATAGATGAGGTTCATCTGTTACATGAAGATAGGGGTTCTGTTATTGAAACGTTAGTTGCTCGTACTTTAAGACAGGTGGAAAGCTCGCAATCTATGATTCGAATTTTGGGTCTCTCAGCAactttaccaaattttatGGATGTTGCTGACTTTTTAGGAGTCAATAGGCAGGTTGGTATGTTTTACTTTGATCAGTCCTTCCGTCCTAAACCATTAGAGCAACAGTTACTTGGTTGCCGTGGGAAAGATGGCAGTAAACAGagtaaagaaaatcttGATTCTGTTTCGTATAAAAAGTTGATTGAAATGGTACGACAAGGTTCTCAGGTCATGGTTTTTGTccattcaagaaaagaaacatcTAAGAGTGCCAAGACATTTATTAAGATGGCccaagaaaataatgaaacaGACTTATTTTGTCCAAGTCCTTCAACAAAAGACCTCTACTCAAAGCAAATAGCAAAAAACAGAGATAAAgacttgaaagaaatatttcaatttggtTTCGGTACTCATCATGCCGGTATGTCTCGTTCTGATCGTAATCTCACAGAAAAGTTATTCAAGGAAGGAGCTATCAAAGTATTATGCTGTACGGCAACGCTCGCTTGGGGTGTCAACTTGCCAGCTGATTGTGTTATTATCAAAGGTACACAGATATACGACTCAAAGAAAGGTGGTTTTGTGGACCTTGGAATTTCAGACgttattcaaatatttggcCGTGCTGGTAGACCTGGTTTTGGTTCTTCCCACGGTATTGGTATTTTATGTACATCAAGCGCTAGTTTAGATCATTACGTATCTTTGATAACACAGCAACATCCAATTGAATCGAGATTTGGCGCTAAGCTGGtagataatttgaatgcAGAAATATCTTTAGGTACAGTGACAAATGTGGACGAGGCTATCCAGTGGCTTGGTTATACATATATGTTTGTACGCATGAGGAAAAACCCATTCACATATGGTATCGACTGGGAAGAGATCGCTTCGGACCCTCAACTATATGACAGgaggaagaaaatgattATTACTGCAGCAAGGAGATTACACTCTTTACAGATGATCGTTTTCGATGAAGTGTCCATGCATTTTACTGCTAAGGATCTGGGCAGAGTTTCATCTGATTTCTATTTGTTGAATGAATCTGTTGAGATCTTTAATCAAATGTGCAACCCAAAAGCCACTGAAGCAGATGTCCTTTCAATGATTAGTTACAGTAGTGAATTTGATGGTATTAAATtcagagaagaagaagccTCGGAGCTGACTAGGCTGACAGATAATTCAGTTGAATGTCAAATAGCGGGGGCTGCTGATACACCGCAAGGAAAGACTAATATTTTGCTACAAGCTTATATATCGCAAGcaagaatatttgattctGCTTTATCATCAGACTCCAACTATGTCGCTCAAAATGCTGTGAGAATTTGTCGAGCTTTGTTCTTGATCGGTGTCAATAGGAGGTGGGGTACTTTTTCCAAAGTAATGTTGAACATATGTAAGTCTATTGAGAGAAGACTTTGGTCATTTGATCATCCCATGTGCCAATTTGATTTACCGGAGCCTATTCTCGGCCAACTTCGAAGCAAAAACCCTTCTATGGAGCATCTTCTTGATTTAGAAGAGGATGAATTAGGCGAGCTAGTCCATAACCAGAAAATGGGGCGTAAGTTATATACACTATTAAGCcgttttccaaaaattatCATAGAATCCGAAATTTTCCCTATTACCACCAATGTCATGCGTATTCATGTTTCTTTAGAGCCTGCTTTTATTTGGGATATCAGAATACATGGTGATGCCCAGTTTTTCTGGGtatttgttgaagaatCCAATAAGTCAgaaattcttcattttgaaaagttcatATTAAACCGAAGACAGCTGAAGCACGCTCATGAAATGGATTTCATGATCCCATTGTCTGATCCATTACCGCCACAAGTTGTTATAAAGGTCGTTTCTGACACTTGGATAGGTTGTGAAAATACTAATGTCGTCTCTTTCCAACATTTGATCCGACCATACAATGAAACATTACAAACAAAATTGGAGAGATTGAGGCCTTTGCCAGTATCTGCTCTTCATAATCCTCTGGTTGAATCTATTTATCccttcaaatattttaatcCTATGCAAACTATGGTTTTCCATACTTTGTATAATACATCCGAAAATGTGTTTGTTGGTTCACCTACAGGTTCTGGTAAAACTGTCGTTGCTGAACTTGCGATTTGGCAAGCATTTAGAGATTTTCCAGGCTctaaaattgtatatattgCTCCTATGAAAGCTTTGGTTCGTGAAAGAGTGGACGATtggagaaaaaaaatcacaCCTGTCACGGGTGATAGAGTTGTTGAATTAACTGGTGATTCTCTCCCAGACCCACAGGACGTCAGAGATGctactattattattactacgCCTGAAAAGTTTGACGGTATCTCACGTAATTGGCAGACGCGTAGATTTGTACAAAGCGTTTCTCTAGTTATCATGGATGAAATTCATTTGTTAGCTAGTGATCGTGGCCCAATCCTAGAAATGATTGTTAGTCGTATGAATCATATATCTTCTCAGACTGCTCAGCCTGTCCGTTTATTAGGCATGTCAACAGCTGTGTCTAATGCACACGATATGGCAGGCTGGTTGGGTGTCAAGAACAATGGtctttataatttttcttccagCGTACGTCCTGTGCCATTAAAAATGTACATTGATGGTTTTCCAGATAATTTAGCCTTCTGTCCCTTAATGAAAACGATGAATAAGCCAGCGTTTATGGCTATTAAGCAACACTCCCCAGATAAGCCAGCCCTGATTTTTGTAGCGTCCCGTAGGCAAACAAGATTAACGGCGTTAGATTTGATTCATCTTTGTGGTATGGAAGATAATCCAAGGAGGTTTTTGAAcattgataatgatgatgaattaagATACTATCTTTCACAGGTAACTGATGAAACCTTGAAACTGTCTCTGCAATTCGGTATTGGTTTACATCATGCTGGTTTAGTTGAAAAAGATCGTTCCATCTCGCATCATTTATTCCAAAATAATaagattcaaattcttATTGCAACTTCTACTTTGGCGTGGGGTGTTAATTTACCAGCACATCTAGTCATTATTAAGGGTACGCAGTTCTTCGATGCAAAGATCGAAGGATATAGGGACATGGATCTGACTGATATATTACAAATGATGGGTAGGGCTGGTAGACCAGCATTTGATACTTCAGGTACCGCCATTGTCTATACAAAGAACTCCAAAAAGATGTTTTATAAGCACTTTCTAAACGTTGGATTTCCAGTAGAATCATCCTTACACAAGGTATTGGATGATCATTTGGGTGCAGAAATTGCCTCTGGGTCAATCAAAACCAAACAGGATGCGttgaatttcttaaaaTGGACATTCTTTTTCCGTAGAGCATATCATAATCCAACATATTATGGTATTGAAGAAGACACTAGTGCTGCTGGAGTAAACAAGCACTTGAGCAATCTTATCGATAAAACATTGGAAAGCCTATCTGAATCACAATGTGTTTCCATCCAaggcaaaaaaattattccaACACCATTCATTAGCATCTCATCTTATTACTATATTTCTCATTTAACTGTGCGTAAATTATTAGAGCAGCTATATGATAACGCTACTTTCCAAGATGTTCTAAAATGGTTATCAATGGCTGTCGAATACAATGAATTGCCTGTTAGAGGTGGTGAAATTATCATGAATGTAGAAATGTCAGCTCAATCTAGATATTCTGTAGAAAGTACGTTTACTGGAGATCATGAGTTGCCGATGTGGGATCCACACGTTAAGGCGTTTTTGCTGTTACAAGCTCATTTAAGCCGTGTTGATTTACCAATTGCTGATTATGTTCAAGATACTATATCTGTATTAGATCAATCTTTACGTATCTTACAGGCGTATATTGATGTTGCCAGTGAATTAGGCTATTTGGGCACTGTGATGGCAATGATAAAAGTTATGCAATGTGTTAAGCAAGGTTGTTGGTATGAAGACGACCCGATTGGTCTGTTGCCAGGAATGGATCTGAAAAGACGAACAGATAAAACTTTTAATCAAAGTGGATTTGCGGTCGATAATGTTgagacaaagaaaaatcttttgGATTTAGATAAAATTGGTAGGCTTGGATTTAGCAAACTACAAAATGTCATGAATAAACTAAATGttgcagaagaagagagaaaaaacttttcatatGTGTGTCAGAGATTGCCTGTTTTGAATGACATCAAATTTGATGAGCAAACGGATTCTTCTAGTTTGACGTTGACTGCTAAGCACGCATTCAACAAGACAAATAGAGGTTTTGAGGTATATTGTGATAAATTTCCAAAGACTCAAAAAGAGCTTTGGTTTTGTATTGGTTATCAAGGGAATGAATTGTTAATGATCAAGAGATGTCAGCCTAGACAGAATGGGAAAGACGTTAGTATCATTTGTGATTTATTGATACCCGAAGAATTAGAGGTTGAGGAACTAAATTTTGTATTAATCAATGATGCTTTggatttgaaatatcagtTAAGACATAAACTGATCGGCTCTTCAAATTGA